AAGCTTTGTAGCTACCTATGATGACTATTGCATGGAATTTGATTCTTGACGTGCAAACACTGTTGGCAcgaaatttgagaattttatGCATTTCATATGCATCATCTTCTCCCAAACCAAATTTCTAGccaaaatattcttttaaccATTCCAAATAAATCCTAATATATTCTCATAGTGACATTCTTACCGAACTATCTGAGCAAGCGGCACTAGAATCAGGACAGAAACAACCCAACTAAAGAAAAGAATAGCATATATCACCTATCTAGGAGTTGAGTCACCCTGTCTCATATCCAGACAGACATATCACTATAATCGAATGATAATGCGAGGAACACTATTTGGAATCAAGTtgtttggatttggatggagCACAAAATTCCCATAAAGAATGACAACCGCTAGTGTGTTAACATTAATTCAGTCCAAAAGGTGAGAAGTGGACAAAATGTTCAGTGTCCACGGAGAGAGTTGCTAGGTGAAAAAGCACTTTCCAACTTCACTCCTCGACAAGAAAACaaccaaatataaataagaccaCCGAAAAACTTGCAGCCAGCAAAAAGGTTCCCCCATTCAGATACCCTCAAATTATTACGGACGTCATTTTCCACATTAAACTTATCGCTGTCGCAAACTAAGCAATAAATAAGTATTTATAACTTCAATTTAGCGCTGAAACAGTGATTTAGTTGAGCTGTCGACATCTAACACTGGTTTATCTTAATCAAACGGCTAAGGCTTAGATTCTCATCTCCATCGTCgcatatatacaaaaatgcaCTGAGAATAATATCactcatttaaatattaaaaaaaaacctcaCGAACAATCGAGCAATATTTCTGACAGAGAATTCACTAcgatagaagaaaaaaagaacaaaaatgaGCGCAAAGCTACCAAAAATTAAGAACACGATAAAAACATGAACGGAACCAAAATATACAAACGGAAAAACGAAATCAACATTAACACATTCAGGAAAACGAACTTTAGAAAGCGATACTCCTTGGCAGCAATGAATTCCTCCCGCCAAAATCTCCAGCAGCCTACATACAGAGATCAGAGACTGGAGCAGAAATACAAGCAAAAATCACACAATGCAGATATTAAGACGCGGATCACAGCAAGCTTCTTTCGTGTATGAGGAAGTAGCTTAACGAGGTCGAGAATTTTGAGAGCACGAAtctaagagagagagaggggaaaaAAGTTGCGTTGTGATTTTCACATCGGAGGTGTCAATATCTGAATCAGGGGCATAGGAGGCGACCGCCGACCCGAGGAAGTTAGTTGAGCGATTGTGACAGCTCTGCGTGAATTTACATTACTGCCCTGTAGTCGCGTGCCAGACTGCcggatattaatttttttgaaggaGAAGATATTAATGTATTGAGATCAGCTTATCTTACaacttttaataatattaagttgaatatattctaataaaaataatgtacgtACATTAGTTTTCATACATATTGCGGgaaatatattgtattttatttgatagatTGTATTGCTAATTAGTAGTATGTGTTGTGAATATAAGTATAGTAtggataaaagaaaaaaaattgtataaaaaaacGACATAGAAACAAATGTTCAAGAGTATATACTGGACTGTATATGTAACAGATGAGCTAGTTTAGTTTCATTCTCAACGAAAATTAAgtttgtcttttttattttcttagcATTGTGTTGGCCAACAATTTCTCCATATTAGGTTAATTCTATAGTAATATTCTTACCATCACTCTAAGTTTCATGcgataatataaaattgggcAAAatgttagaaaaaatataataatttgattaattttttataatccCGCAATTTTTTAAACGActaattatatcataattttgacctgtttttcaattatcccatcatattataattttgacatgagtataatattataaacgatTTAAACGTAGAAATTTATCCAACACGTTCACACTTGCTTTGCATGGAAATAGTGTGATTtgcaaaaaataacaattgaatAAGCAGAGTATTTTACACAATAAGAATTATTATGACTAATTCAATGTGACTAATTAATTGCCAATATAGTGCAAATTCATGTCAACGGTACTGCGATTTGGCATACAATTAGGTCTGTCTAACAGGATATCGAGTATTGGGTACATGATAATATATCATGTGCCGGATGTCCAATAGGACATTGAGTATTAGGTATCTGATATCCAATATATCGGGTGTTGGGTACCCGGTACAATTTCTGGATCGGGTTCAggtttttggattttgggaTCGAGTTTCAGAAAAATTCAGGACCCGGTTGGGCCAGTGTTAAGAGAAAAAAcatgttaaaatttaaatctaaatcGCTTAACTAATGAATATAATTACACATATAAACAATTTCTATGATGAGAGGAGAAATATACAAACTGAATGCTATTTTGCAGGCGCTCAATGACTAAGTACTGACACATTCCCTAATAAAAACATACTAATAGCATATGAAATccattaaacaaatatatttgtgGTGGACATTACAGCAAAAGGCAAACATAGAGTAACAAAATGCACAAAAATCTCATCTAAACTAACTTGTTAGCAACAGaacaatcaaaattcatgCTCCATCTCAGTTATTCACAACAGCAGATCTACATCAAAGCCCCACTCAATGCAGCTCCAAAACTCATAACTGAACAATCACAACACAATGAAGGGAGATGCTTACCATTTTCGTCGTTTTCATGCCTCGAAAATCTTGTTTCTCTGCACCATATTTCTCCTCCCCAACGTCTCCACCTCGGTGGAGACTGACAAATATCATGCCCCCATTGCAGCAAACGACGATCCTCACCAACAGAGCCGGCTCCAGTCCTACGAGGGAGAACGTCTAGCAGTTGAGCCCGAGGTCGAGATTGAGAACCCTAGGTTGCGGAATGGCTACATTGCATTGCAAGCTTGGAAAGAATCCATGCTCTCTGATCCAAAGAACATCACTGCCAACTGGGTCGGAAAAGACGTATGTAACTACACCGGTGTGTTCTGTTGGCCCACGCCTGAGTATCCACACGAGCTCACGGTTGCGGGCATTGATCTCAACCACGGAGACATCGCGGGGAGCCTCCCCAATGAGCTGGGCCTGCTGTATGATCTTGCTATGGTTCACATAAACTcgaatagattttgtgggGCGATTCCCAAAGGTTTTGTCAACATGAAGCGCCTCTACGAGCTGGATCTCAGCAACAACCGCTTTGCAGGGACGTTCCCTAAAGTCATGCTCCAGCTACCGAGCCTGAGGTACCTAGACATCCGTTTCAATGAATTCGAAGGCAAACTCCCAAGAAAACTCTTTGAGTTAGACCTTGATGCCATATTTGTCAACAACAACAGATTCTCCTCTGCTTTGCCTGACAACATAGGCAAATCTCACGTCTCTGTCATCGTTTTAGCTAACAACAACTTCCGAGGGTGCGTTCCAGCAGGATTAGGCGAGATGGGAGAGACGTTGAACGAGCTGATCCTCATAAACACTGGTCTTTCGTCGTGCTTCCCAAGTGAAATATCTGAAGCTGAAGAACTTGACCGTGTTAGATTTGAGCGAAAACAAGATCGTCGGTCCATTACCTAATAGTATCGGGGAAATGAACAGCTTAGAACAGCTGAATCTGGCACACAACATGATGTCTGGAAAGATTGGTGATCGGTTATGTGAACTTCCGAATTTGGTGAACTTTGAATACggtttcaatttcttctccaatGAGTCTTCTTCATGCCCAAAACTGCACAAGTTTGATGATGGAATGAATTGTTTAAAAGACAGGCCAAACCAAAGATCTTCATTGGAGTGTCAAAGGTTCTTGGCTCGGACGGTTGATTGTAGCAGCTACAAATGTAATCATTCTGACCCAGAAACACCACCAAAGGTGCTGCCTTGCCCGCCCCGACAACCACCCCCAATGTCTCCAACCCCTGCTGAGCCATCTCCATCcccatctccatctccatctccatctccatctccatctccatctcctcAGCCCTCCGTTTCTCCTCCACCTACCATGCCACAGCCCGTGCCACCACCACAACCATCATCACCACCACAAGTTCAGCCTGACATCCCTCCTAGCCCAACCTCACCTCCTGCTCCAAACTCTACAACACCATTGTGTCCGTGTCAACAACCATCAAATCCACCACCGAAGCCTTGATTACCTCCATTTTCAGACTCCACACATTCCCCGAGACAATGAGATTTAATCTTCAGATCGTTCCTGCACATCAAGTGGAGTATGAAACAGTGTTAGATACAATTCAAACACAAGGTTCCAGCATCTCATTGTACAAAAGCTGATCAGGGAACTTATAGAAGATGatgaaaaaggtaaaaagaaaaagaaggttTTTTCAGTTGTTCAAGTCCTGATACCATGGGTTGGTTAAACTGAATCTATCCCTTAGATTTTCAAAATACCCCGTATCCACTATATATGTGTCGAACCAGTAGAAGGAGTGAAATTGGGTTGTCAACGCGTGAATCAACAAGTCATTTCTGTGTGACTTTTCCACCAACAGAGAGAGGACCCTCGATTTTAATCGCAGGTGATAGGATTCTATTGAAGCATAATGCTCTAATCCTGCCACTGGGAGAGTCCTGACACAATTGAACCATAAATCTGCAACATAACATTATCATATTGTAGTCTGCATTCCATGATTAAGAGCAAGGAACAAGTATCCTCGTCTAACAGAATAATTAGGAAAAACTGTACCTAATTTTGGCAGCCATTTACTTCTGAAATACTCTACAAATTCAGACTGATCAACATATATTTGCAGGAACTCTTCAACCGCAACTGCAGTGCTCGACACATTCCCTGTGCAATACAATATCCGGCCTAGGTGCTTAAACATCTCTCTTTGAGCATCAAAATTGTGACAGTGTTTTAATAGGCTTTTAAGCCAACCACGACGAACATGCCAGAGGCACAATAGAATTCGACATTGGAAAGCTTCACTGAGAGAATAAATTGCAGAGTTAGATGATGGATGATACTACATCAACTTCTACAATAGAATGGCATAACAATTCCATATTAACCACATACCGAATAACCGAGAGCTGAAGAGAGGGATCATCCACTATAATTGCATGAGGTCTCCAGCTTGTGTCCTTGCCACGTAGTCTCTCAACGAGGGACAGCATCCATTTGTGCGTATTACTATTACCATGAGAAGAGGAAGTAATAATCCAGGCAACTGGAACGGCATTATGTGACGAATCGAATGCCAGTAGAGAGCATAAAGTATCCTGCACAAGTCCAAAGATATGGTAAAAGTCAAAAGAGTGAGgtaaattaacaaaaactCTAATTTGAAAAACTCAAGATAATGCTTTCATCATTAAGGTACCAAAATAAGTACTGAATCTAATAGCATATGCAAGCGTATTGTTAATTTCTATCTCGCTGTTTGAAGTTTTTGTCTACCTAACAAATGATATGTAAATAAGATACACAAACACCCAATTATATGAGGAAACCAAAGAATAAACCccaaaacacaaaaaagaaaacaatgttGAATACTCCATCTATATATCAAAGTCCAAGCAAAACATAATAGAAATTCtacacaaaaagaaaacaatgttGAATACTCCAAATATCAAAGTGCAGGCAAAACATAATAGCAATTCtacacaaaaagaaaacaatgttGAATACTCCATATATCAAAGTGCAAGCAAAACATTATCTAACCCCTATTTGTATCCAACGGAAAATTGAGGTATACCTTACAAGTTCATACCCAATATTAATGTTTTCACATGGTAAATCGACAGAACTTGAAGAATCGTGTATTTGCTTTTAAATGAGTGATTCtaagaaaattttgtaaaGGTCCAAATTAGAACTACTTGGGGTGACACTCTATCCTTTACCGGATAAACAAGGAAAGTAACAAATCATACAGAACCTTAAGTCTCTTAGATCCAGATGCAGTATGAAAAGCTATGGATCCACTATGTCCATAGCGAAGCATCTGCTGCAGCTGCCAATCGGTTTGTAACCCTAATACAAAAGTTTCAGAACCAGAACTCTCCTCGAAGTAAAACACATGCTTATGGTGGCGTTGTACCCACATCTTCACACTGCATTCAACATTGGAATGCAACTCATGGGAGGCATTGCGTATAAGCCTTTCCATATTACGGACATCATTGCGTGTCAGGAAATCATCACGGATATGGGGACCCCCATGCCTCTGCACCTCTTCCATGTGATGCTGGACTATTGTATCCAAGGATACTCCAACATGAAGCATGGCCATCACCTTTTGACGAAGTTCCTCTGATATTCGAGGAGCATACATAGCTCTAGTTCCCACAGATTCTTGATCAAGTATCCCATGGCAGGGAGCTCCTGTTTTATCCACATGATTCCTCTGATTGTATATGATGAGAGCAAGTAGAGGCCGGGTGTATAAACGTTTAACAGTGAAGTGACAAAGACATCCCCGCATCATGTGCCTTCTCCCTGGCCTACTTCCCTTACCCGAAGCAGGTTTGATGCTTGAGTTTTCACCTACATGAGGTTCGACATCCCTGTAGTCTTCAGGACCATAAGAGCACCAATACCTAGACACAGAAATAGTCAATACCTCTACAATCTCTAATGTGATATCAAATTAAGCAATAcaaagtagtactcctacttaCATACAATGTATACTCAAGATAGCCATCGACTCTTGGTCTGCTAAGACTCCCCTCGGGTCTCTTCCTTCTTGATTCGACACGAAAGCTAGCAGGGCAGTCAGCATTGCTGGATTCACCTTTCACAAAATCATCCACTCTAGAAAAGGGAATCAGTGCAATATCATCACCACCTTGTCGACCACCTTCGACTTTAAACCAATTGATATGAGCTGCAGAAAACTCGGAATAAGGAGGATCTTGAACCGGTAGGTTTAGTATGTCTTCCATCCTCGCCATCTAACACAATTGAATGAATTGTAGAAATACAAGCAAGTAAGCATTCATCAAAATGCTATGTAACATCAATAAACAAGCTATGATTTTTCTCTATATAGTTCAATTTTAACAGGACTAATGTTGATTCAACAGTTAAACACTGAAATTAGCATAAAGATGGCATGatgaacaatttttttaaaaaatagattaaaaaaaaagcagaCAAAGAGTGGAGAGTGATTGTACCTTTGCTTCATTACCCTTCATCCTTTCCCCCTCCACGCTTATGTTCGTTGATTGAATTCAAGCAATCTGTATTTTCTGCAAACAAGGTACGAAACTTAACCTTATCATTCAAGGCTGTGAAAATTACTGGATTTTCAACGCTTATCTTCGgtgattgaattaaaaattctGTGTTTTCTGCAGAGAGCGAGATGCCAAACTTCAACTCGGCATTCAATGCTGTGAACTTACCGGAATTTCAAAGCTTAGCTGATTGACTTAAAAAAGTTGTGTATTTTCTGCAAAGTGAGGTTACAAAACTTCAACTTGACATTCGAGGATGCAAAATCACTGGATTTTCAATGATTCAATTATCACAAACTTCAAAGTGTTTTGTTTTCTCGggtttttgctattttattttgctcccctcttttttccatttttcattttcaatgcCATTCatatactcttttttttttctttctttctttttcctgTCAGACAAATGCTACTCTCTCttcgttctatagtaatagaaacatttcattttgtatacttattttaaaaaaataattataaatagttaaaatggagaaaaaatgaagtaagagagataatattatagataagacttttctctacattattctctctttttttactttttctccactttaactatttataattatttattcaaaacgagtgcgcaaaatgaaatgcctctattactatggaacggaggaagtagtataTTAAATCTATGGATAAAGAGATTTTCATGATttggttttcaaaaaatatttactgtAATTAGaacatttatcaaaattagtttttaataaatgttttcaTATCTTTCATACTTACTATTTTTGTATCAAAACAGtactattactagtattaaaattcatatcagtattaaaattcatactgctatttactagtagtattaaaattagttttcatGGATGGACGCAGTGTCATGGAGAATTTTGTCTGGCTAAATAgatttttcatgattttattttctatttgatttaCGAATTAAATTATCAACATGGCCCGTAATAGATTCTCAATTCGGATGGGCATGGACTGATTTTCttgtttgatgaattgttTTAAGCCACTAacaaattactccctctgtcccgactaagatgacacattgcttagccggcacgagattttaggagttattggttaaagtgtttaattgaagaaatagaaggtgagtgtaagtattaaagtagagagataaaaaaagaatgatattttaatagaagtgagaaaaaatggttgagtgtattaattggagagataaaattaccaaaaaatgaaatgtgtcatcttagttgggacaaactaaaaaggaaaacatgtcATCTTGAGcgggactgagggagtagtACATTAACCATTACTTTATGCCGATTGAAATTTCGACTTGGCTAACACTATTAAATTATGCCGATTGAAATTTCGACTTAGGCCAACACTATCAAAGTGTAATTGCATTCAtctagaaaaatatatatagattttcaCGATACAAAAACTggaaataattttacaaaaaaaagttaagtACTCTTTTCGatacttattattttctatcttattttattttttcttcactttaactatttattttattattatttttaaaagaagcgaatgtaaaaatgaaatgtctatATTGAGGCGGAACATACCATCAATTCATATGTAGCTTTCTCTCGGTCATAACTCGTAATAGAGGGAACAGATTAATTTTGGGCTTCTATTCTAATGAGACTATAGAGTTAAAAGAATGGGCCATTATTTTGATCCAATAATCACCATAtggatataaaaagaaaaaaaagaatgggGAGAAGGGAGGagatataaatgaatttatggTCCAACCCAATTTTGATACACAATTTTGAGagcaaagaagaaaatatttccataaaaagagagaaaaatacagaaaaaggaaaaatttatTCACTTCGAAAGTAAATGGGAATTAAAGGGAGTAGTTgccacttttctatttttgtttgacattgttttcaatttaggaacacttttaatttaaacactCACAAACACTGTTAGATTCAGTTATActtatggattttaattgcaACTTTAGAAATcattcctaaaataaaaaaagctcAGCTTtgagtatttgaaaattagaaagaaaaaaaagcataCAAACAATTATTAATATCGTAAATATAGTGGTGATATTGGAGTTATTAGTTATAAATGGCGTGTGGTTTTGAAGTATAAGCATGATCATCAATAGTGGGCTAATTATTCCAAAGAACATTGTACAGAAGATTATGCTCTATGCCTCATTAAGAGGCTATTACTCAATCTTTTCACAAACGGCCCCTCAAACTTTTTAGGGGTACTGTGCACATATATTTGGCCCCTCTTCATTCATTATTCTAtgtttattctctctcttgctcatattttatttttcatataaaattgctcatataaaattttatttgtcatATAAAATTGAAGTCAAACGTATATTTAACTTACAAAGTCAAATTTGACTGACGTATAAATATTCTATCCGCATAAAACACGAGTGAACGCAGAAGACGCTGTTCGGGAGATGATGACATGAAAACAACCAAAGACAAGCAACCCCTCCAAGCTACATGTGCATCAAAAAACATCTCATAAAGTAGGATTGAAAAGGagtaaattttagaaaataaaaaacatattgGAAGAAAATTCCGAttatataacataaatataaataaagaaaaggaaacGTTCTATAAATTCTTTCTAGAATAGTGAAaacatgaaagaaaaatctataaatattttcatgataAATTTAACTTAGGTGGTAATGTTCGTagataaaaaattgtgttgatgAGATCAAGTCATTAATTTCAAACATATCAGCTATAAATAATTCGGGTTTAGCTATAGTGAAAGCACTATCTAAATGGCCCAATAAGCATCTACAACATTTATGGTTCAACGATAGTTAAGATAGTACGTTACTTTGTGTTTGTGCTTCAATATTAGATTAACTCAAAAGAAAGAATACATTAAAgtgcaaattaatttataaatacaaactGAAATCTAACCTCTCTCGAAATCTCCACATTTGACCGCAAATTGATGCCTGAGAAATTGTGCTCACCAAATGTGATCGTAAGAATCTCATAATTAAAGAGAAAGTTAAACGATCGCAGGAGCTTGGAAAggatttaattactttttttttaattagtatttttatttaacttaattttatataaggATGAAATATCATAATATTGGCCAAATTTGTTCAAATCAGAGTGTTTCGAGGGtgcaaaacaaattttttttgtaccAGTGGAAAAAACACGGTTTACCTTACGCAATAAGTGCACCGATGTATCTATACTATGCACTCGCTATTAGACATATTACACACCCAGTGAGTATTAGTACTTTTAAACTTATAGCCTGAAATTGttattcacaattttatttttgatgtttttaaCTTTTGTTTTGCAGATTTTAAACTCCCAAGTGGAGTTATATTATCATGCCAAGACGTGTCAAATCAATTACAAATATTGTATTTTGGGAGAAGTTTATTTGGGAAACCAAGGAGAAATCAGCTTTGTAAAATTTCTGTGAAAGTTAAAAAatgttgtgttgatttacATTTGAATTCATATGCAACTATATATTTGCATTACAGtgtactatcatttttttctcattgaTTCAAGCTAATAACAAAATCATGAATctcattagtttattttttttaactttggTTAGGGATTATAATCAATggctaactaattaataattcaaaaataagatCAATTATTAGTCATTAAATAAAGAGAtctaatgattaaaataatgacaAGTGTCTcaaattctaaatttaaataattagtaaataaatttaaaggtaTTAAcatcaattctctctcattaaaatcatctcaaaactttaaattaacataattctcttgatttaaattattttttttgcaaaaaatatactcccctcgtcccacatttggagtcacatttagttacgacatgagttttaaggaattggtggagtatataattaatgaagtgagatgatggagtgtgtaataaatgaattgagatgatgaagtgtgtaataaatgaaggaagttggttgaaggtgtgtccctttttgactttttgattttttatttttgtttggtttattttaatgtagataatgacattttgatgaacagtggggtaaaattgtatgaccaaatatagaaaattctaaatgtcactctaaaactgggacggacttttatggcaaaatgtgactccaAAACTGGGACAGAGGGggtatcaaattaaaggtaattttataaggattccaatgaGATCTCAATTACATATATTCCGACGTCGgatgataaaatttgataatttatattttaattttttgtatatgttgataaacagattttatcaacaaatgcacaaagaaatctcaatatagtgtatttaaatctagtgtatgtaaaatattaataaaattgtgttgatattttcttgtatttgtgttgatatcCCCACgtcatattattaatatttgtaatacattatgttaatataaaaattatcatatgataacataatgacgatattacccgttgatatttgatgttataagcATTAGAAGAGGACCTTTTACcggtaataatttttttactactacttgGGTGCATATATACACATGTATCGgatattggatacccgatatccaaacccgaaaaaatcgggtaattggatacccgaaacccgatttttcgggtttcggatcgggatcgggtagtgaaaatttgg
The genomic region above belongs to Salvia hispanica cultivar TCC Black 2014 chromosome 3, UniMelb_Shisp_WGS_1.0, whole genome shotgun sequence and contains:
- the LOC125210988 gene encoding LOW QUALITY PROTEIN: leucine-rich repeat extensin-like protein 3 (The sequence of the model RefSeq protein was modified relative to this genomic sequence to represent the inferred CDS: deleted 1 base in 1 codon) — encoded protein: MKGDAYHFRRFHASKILFLCTIFLLPNVSTSVETDKYHAPIAANDDPHQQSRLQSYEGERLAVEPEVEIENPRLRNGYIALQAWKESMLSDPKNITANWVGKDVCNYTGVFCWPTPEYPHELTVAGIDLNHGDIAGSLPNELGLLYDLAMVHINSNRFCGAIPKGFVNMKRLYELDLSNNRFAGTFPKVMLQLPSLRYLDIRFNEFEGKLPRKLFELDLDAIFVNNNRFSSALPDNIGKSHVSVIVLANNNFRGCVPAGLGEMGETLNELILINTGLSSCFPSEISKLKNLTVLDLSENKIVGPLPNSIGEMNSLEQLNLAHNMMSGKIGDRLCELPNLVNFEYGFNFFSNESSSCPKLHKFDDGMNCLKDRPNQRSSLECQRFLARTVDCSSYKCNHSDPETPPKVLPCPPRQPPPMSPTPAEPSPSPSPSPSPSPSPSPSPQPSVSPPPTMPQPVPPPQPSSPPQVQPDIPPSPTSPPAPNSTTPLCPCQQPSNPPPKP
- the LOC125214938 gene encoding uncharacterized protein LOC125214938 — encoded protein: MKGNEAKMARMEDILNLPVQDPPYSEFSAAHINWFKVEGGRQGGDDIALIPFSRVDDFVKGESSNADCPASFRVESRRKRPEGSLSRPRVDGYLEYTLYWCSYGPEDYRDVEPHVGENSSIKPASGKGSRPGRRHMMRGCLCHFTVKRLYTRPLLALIIYNQRNHVDKTGAPCHGILDQESVGTRAMYAPRISEELRQKVMAMLHVGVSLDTIVQHHMEEVQRHGGPHIRDDFLTRNDVRNMERLIRNASHELHSNVECSVKMWVQRHHKHVFYFEESSGSETFVLGLQTDWQLQQMLRYGHSGSIAFHTASGSKRLKDTLCSLLAFDSSHNAVPVAWIITSSSHGNSNTHKWMLSLVERLRGKDTSWRPHAIIVDDPSLQLSVIREAFQCRILLCLWHVRRGWLKSLLKHCHNFDAQREMFKHLGRILYCTGNVSSTAVAVEEFLQIYVDQSEFVEYFRSKWLPKLDLWFNCVRTLPVAGLEHYASIESYHLRLKSRVLSLLVEKSHRNDLLIHALTTQFHSFYWFDTYIVDTGYFENLRDRFSLTNPWYQDLNN